In Acomys russatus unplaced genomic scaffold, mAcoRus1.1, whole genome shotgun sequence, a genomic segment contains:
- the LOC127186638 gene encoding PRAME family member 12-like: MVREVLDIFKPHYIEELELLIYHVLPFLGGFAPYLGLMRNLRTLHLSLAYVNTDRVPIEKCLNKFLTQFSKLNCLQHLYMNGINLFTDHMKQLCRCLKTQFESLSMILCCLSQSDLKYLSRCQSLCQLKHLEFSGILLSTSHPTGLRLLLENVADTLQTLELDNCSLEDSHLSVLLPALSQCSQLTRVNFYDNLLSSAALKDLLQCMANLNKLRVELYPAPLECYDHRGHILVQTFDQQCPGLLDILKAKRQSKKLSLLQPCALNVISAVSMTGRPDFVHVGNE; the protein is encoded by the exons ATGGTCAGGGAAGTCCTGGACATTTTCAAGCCACACTACATTGAGGAATTGGAACTACTTATATACCACGTCCTGCCCTTCCTTGGTGGCTTTGCACCTTACCTTGGCCTGATGAGAAATCTCCGCACATTGCATCTTAGTCTCGCCTATGTGAACACGGATAGGGTACCCATAGAGAAGTGTCTTAACAAGTTCCTTACTCAGTTCTCCAAGCTCAACTGCCTCCAGCATCTCTACATGAACGGCATCAACCTTTTCACTGACCACATGAAACAGTTGTGCAG ATGCCTGAAGACCCAGTTTGAGTCCTTGTCTATGATCCTCTGCTGTCTCTCACAGTCAGACTTGAAATACTTGTCACGATGTCAGAGTCTCTGTCAACTGAAACACCTGGAATTCAGTGGTATTTTGTTATCCACGTCCCATCCCACAGGTCTCCGACTTCTCCTTGAGAATGTAGCAGACACTCTGCAGACCCTGGAGTTAGACAACTGCAGCCTGGAGGACTCTCACCTCAGTGTCCTGCTGCCTGCCCTGAGCCAGTGCTCCCAGCTCACTAGAGTCAATTTCTATGACAATCTCCTCTCCAGTGCTGCTCTGAAGGACCTTCTGCAATGCATGGCCAATCTAAACAAGCTGAGAGTAGAGCTCTACCCTGCCCCTCTAGAGTGCTATGACCACCGTGGTCATATCCTTGTACAAACATTTGACCAACAATGCCCTGGCCTACTGGACATACTCAAGGCCAAAAGGCAGTCCAAGAAATTGTCTTTGCTACAGCCATGTGCTTTAAATGTCATCAGCGCTGTGTCTATGACAGGAAGACCAGACTTTGTCCATGTTGGCAATGAATAG